The following proteins come from a genomic window of uncultured Methanobrevibacter sp.:
- a CDS encoding ATP-grasp domain-containing protein, translating to MRNIIVVECISTGKNFIGDIINRGYNPVVLNLKDADTEDGKKFGEHVKEEYKLIPYEFDMIYEKDTFEETLEEVRKFDPLLIVPGNERGVVLAAKLTHELGLLGNSIENLDAMTLKNEMHNRLAERGLRSIKGKVVHSLDEALEFYDSENLNEVVIKPTYSAGSASVRICENRNEMINSINQLFDNVNYYGDEIAELLIQERINGTEYIVNTVSHKGIHRVTLVWKYNKVKTSEGAIVYDSCETVNDLSLGEAEMVEYAYKVADALEIQYGPVHGEYMIDEKGPVLIEVNCRPCGGGMPADFLDKISGQHETDSILDCYLKPKCFYDQMYKRYKLYAHGTLKFFITPKNMIVRSSPIVNIKKKLKAFYGSSLINTTYHDMLFQKTEDLNTAAGYVFLVNENKANVDHDLNFLRAVERNAFSLILSDDATYPKLKDDKTYLNEIKPMIKKIESHGTGLFVTDQFADDVDIYQINWEKIKDLKGNFDYIIINLNKSLIDKNEAEKVKIILSAFLKVKSGGYLFVPKNTYQFMSSGRKGIEALIKVLDYNIELPPYYINDIIIASKGT from the coding sequence ATGAGAAATATTATAGTTGTTGAGTGCATATCAACTGGAAAAAATTTTATAGGAGACATAATCAACAGAGGTTATAACCCTGTTGTGTTGAATTTAAAAGATGCGGATACTGAAGATGGAAAGAAATTTGGAGAACATGTCAAAGAGGAATATAAGTTGATTCCTTATGAATTTGACATGATTTATGAAAAAGACACCTTCGAGGAAACTCTAGAAGAAGTGCGGAAATTCGATCCTCTTTTGATTGTTCCGGGTAATGAACGGGGAGTTGTTTTAGCAGCAAAATTGACTCATGAATTAGGCCTTTTAGGCAATTCAATTGAAAACCTTGATGCAATGACATTGAAAAATGAGATGCACAACAGACTGGCTGAAAGGGGGCTTCGTTCAATAAAAGGAAAAGTTGTTCATAGTTTAGATGAGGCATTGGAATTTTATGACAGTGAAAACCTAAATGAAGTTGTTATAAAACCTACATACAGTGCAGGTTCAGCGAGTGTGCGAATTTGTGAAAATAGAAATGAAATGATTAATTCAATCAACCAATTATTTGACAATGTCAATTATTATGGGGACGAAATAGCTGAACTTTTAATTCAAGAGAGAATAAACGGTACAGAGTACATTGTAAATACTGTAAGCCATAAAGGCATTCATCGTGTCACTTTGGTCTGGAAATACAACAAAGTCAAAACATCAGAAGGCGCCATTGTCTATGATTCTTGTGAAACTGTAAATGACTTGAGTCTTGGTGAAGCAGAAATGGTGGAATATGCCTATAAAGTTGCAGATGCATTGGAAATTCAATACGGGCCAGTTCATGGCGAATATATGATTGATGAAAAAGGTCCTGTTTTAATTGAAGTCAATTGCCGCCCATGTGGAGGAGGCATGCCTGCAGATTTCCTAGACAAAATTTCTGGCCAACATGAAACAGATAGCATTCTTGATTGCTACTTAAAACCAAAATGCTTCTATGATCAAATGTATAAGAGATACAAATTATATGCTCACGGTACATTGAAATTCTTTATCACTCCTAAAAACATGATTGTTCGCTCATCCCCTATAGTTAACATTAAAAAAAAGTTAAAGGCATTCTATGGAAGCAGCCTGATAAATACAACTTATCATGACATGTTATTCCAAAAAACTGAAGATTTAAATACTGCTGCAGGATATGTCTTTTTGGTTAATGAAAACAAAGCCAATGTTGACCATGACTTGAACTTTTTGAGGGCGGTTGAAAGAAATGCATTTTCATTAATTCTAAGTGATGATGCTACATATCCAAAATTAAAAGATGATAAAACTTATTTAAATGAAATTAAGCCCATGATTAAGAAAATTGAAAGCCATGGTACTGGACTTTTTGTTACTGACCAATTTGCTGATGATGTTGACATTTACCAAATTAACTGGGAAAAAATCAAAGATTTAAAAGGCAACTTTGATTATATAATCATAAATCTCAACAAGAGCCTTATAGATAAAAATGAAGCTGAAAAGGTAAAAATTATCTTGAGTGCATTTTTAAAGGTTAAAAGCGGAGGATACCTTTTCGTTCCGAAAAATACATATCAGTTTATGTCAAGCGGACGAAAAGGTATCGAAGCATTGATAAAAGTTTTAGATTATAATATAGAACTTCCACCATATTACATTAATGATATTATAATCGCCTCAAAAGGAACATGA